From the genome of Chthoniobacterales bacterium, one region includes:
- the truB gene encoding tRNA pseudouridine(55) synthase TruB: MKSESTVDGVLLIDKAPGMTSHDVVAITRRVLNTRKVGHCGTLDPLATGLLIITIGRGTKIQDLLMSEDKEYAGTIRLGQVTSSQDADGEILEEKPVPDFTRAQIDEAFGKFQGDFYQTPPMVSAIKKDGVPLYKLARQGKTIEREPRLVHVYGHEILKVALPEVEFRVVCSKGFYVRTYAHDIGQLLGCGGHLKALRRTASGKFRVEGTLTVDELRTLPLEAVKARVMSLPQVSRLRGV; this comes from the coding sequence ATGAAGTCCGAATCAACAGTTGACGGCGTTCTGCTCATCGACAAAGCGCCGGGAATGACGTCGCACGACGTGGTGGCGATCACGCGCCGCGTCTTGAATACGCGCAAGGTCGGTCATTGCGGCACGCTCGACCCGCTGGCGACCGGACTGCTCATCATCACCATCGGCCGCGGAACGAAAATCCAGGACCTCCTCATGAGCGAGGACAAGGAATATGCGGGCACGATCCGTCTGGGGCAGGTCACGAGCAGCCAGGATGCGGACGGCGAGATTCTGGAGGAAAAGCCCGTTCCCGATTTCACGCGTGCCCAGATCGACGAGGCCTTCGGAAAATTCCAAGGCGATTTCTACCAGACGCCTCCCATGGTGTCGGCGATCAAGAAGGACGGCGTGCCGCTTTACAAACTCGCGCGTCAGGGCAAGACCATCGAGCGCGAGCCGCGTCTTGTCCATGTTTACGGCCACGAAATTCTCAAGGTCGCGCTGCCCGAGGTGGAATTCCGTGTTGTTTGCAGCAAGGGGTTTTACGTCCGCACCTATGCTCACGACATCGGTCAACTGCTCGGTTGCGGGGGGCACTTGAAAGCTCTGCGCCGCACGGCCTCGGGCAAGTTCCGCGTTGAAGGCACGCTGACGGTCGATGAACTCCGCACCTTGCCGCTCGAGGCGGTCAAGGCCCGCGTGATGAGCCTTCCACAGGTGTCCCGTCTGCGCGGCGTTTGA
- the ribF gene encoding riboflavin biosynthesis protein RibF translates to MEILHDLNSLASLRGPVYLAIGVFDGVHRGHQALISEAQADAAKTGGTAVVMTFEPHPMMFFQRAEPPLRLSSPRHKELLLARHGVTHLAVLPFEAARAAQTAEEFVQDLRTACRPLGGIVVGADWRFGKGRKGDVALLRQMGAFEVDGIPAVTIDGEVISSTSIRLAVARGDLKFAEKALGRPYAILGPVVPGQKLGQKLGFPTANIATDGFQLPPDGVYAATVRIGDKSFRGIANLGLRPTVARDASRVLEVHLLNFDGDLYGLEVEVAFLRFVRGEKKFGSLDELRSQIANDIASVK, encoded by the coding sequence ATGGAGATCCTGCACGATCTCAACTCGCTGGCCTCTTTGCGCGGTCCGGTCTATCTGGCCATCGGAGTTTTCGACGGGGTTCATCGCGGACACCAGGCGCTGATCTCCGAGGCGCAAGCCGACGCTGCGAAGACCGGAGGGACGGCGGTGGTCATGACCTTCGAGCCGCATCCCATGATGTTTTTCCAGCGCGCGGAACCTCCGCTGCGTCTGTCCAGTCCGCGGCACAAAGAGTTGCTGCTTGCGCGTCACGGCGTCACGCATCTGGCGGTGTTGCCTTTCGAGGCCGCGCGAGCGGCCCAGACGGCGGAGGAATTTGTCCAGGACCTTCGCACGGCGTGCCGGCCGCTCGGCGGAATTGTCGTCGGCGCCGACTGGCGTTTCGGCAAAGGGCGCAAAGGCGATGTGGCGCTTTTGCGCCAGATGGGCGCCTTCGAGGTGGATGGAATTCCTGCTGTGACAATCGATGGCGAAGTCATCTCGAGCACCTCGATTCGGTTGGCTGTGGCGCGCGGAGACCTGAAATTTGCGGAGAAAGCACTCGGCCGTCCGTATGCTATCCTCGGTCCGGTTGTCCCCGGACAAAAACTCGGTCAAAAGCTTGGTTTTCCCACGGCAAACATCGCCACGGACGGATTTCAACTTCCCCCGGATGGCGTCTATGCGGCGACGGTTCGGATCGGGGACAAATCGTTCCGCGGGATCGCAAACCTCGGATTGCGCCCGACCGTCGCGCGCGATGCGTCGCGCGTGCTGGAGGTTCACTTGCTGAACTTCGACGGCGACCTATACGGACTGGAGGTCGAAGTGGCGTTTTTGCGGTTTGTCCGCGGGGAAAAGAAGTTCGGCTCGCTCGACGAACTGCGTTCGCAGATCGCGAATGACATCGCGAGTGTGAAATGA
- a CDS encoding pyridoxine 5'-phosphate synthase, producing MPLRLGVNIDHVATLRQARYARDPDSILSEPDPVEAALLAEQAGADGITAHLREDRRHIQDHDIFRLKQSLRTKLNLEMGNTPGILEIALDVRPHDVCLVPENRNEVTTEGGLDCVSNRTALADSIRRLQDAGTVVSLFIDPDPDQIRAAAGLKAEYIELHTGAFANSAEDSRQEELQRLIDGARLAHDLRLRVNAGHGLNYANIRELFAVPHLEELNIGHSIVSRALSVGLATAVREMKGICAQYPV from the coding sequence ATGCCGCTGCGTCTCGGCGTCAATATCGACCATGTCGCAACCTTGCGGCAGGCGCGTTATGCGCGGGATCCCGACAGCATTCTTTCGGAACCCGATCCCGTCGAAGCCGCGCTCCTCGCCGAGCAGGCGGGGGCCGACGGAATCACCGCCCATTTGCGCGAAGATCGCCGCCACATCCAGGATCACGACATCTTTCGGCTAAAGCAGTCGCTCAGAACCAAGCTCAATCTCGAAATGGGCAACACGCCGGGAATCCTTGAGATTGCCCTCGACGTGAGGCCGCACGATGTATGCCTCGTTCCGGAGAACCGCAATGAAGTCACTACCGAAGGTGGTCTTGACTGCGTTTCCAACCGCACAGCCCTCGCCGATTCCATCCGCCGTTTGCAGGACGCCGGCACGGTGGTCAGCCTCTTTATCGATCCCGATCCGGATCAGATTCGCGCCGCTGCGGGTCTCAAGGCTGAATACATCGAACTTCACACCGGGGCGTTTGCCAACTCCGCCGAAGATTCCCGCCAGGAGGAACTCCAACGCCTTATCGACGGCGCACGGCTTGCACACGATCTCCGACTCCGTGTCAACGCCGGCCACGGCTTGAACTACGCCAACATCCGCGAGCTTTTCGCCGTCCCGCATCTCGAGGAACTCAACATCGGTCATTCCATTGTTTCGCGGGCACTCTCCGTCGGCCTTGCCACCGCCGTGCGCGAGATGAAAGGCATCTGCGCCCAATACCCCGTGTAG